The nucleotide sequence GGGCACACGCCACCTGTTCACCCGAACCGTTGCTTTCCTGCGATCACGGGTGCATCGATCTAAATCACGTCCCCTTAGTAGAAGCGTCCTGCCTCTTCCCTTGGGTAGTTCGGAGGTCGATCATGGCTTGCAGCATCCCTTCCCAGGGAACCCTCTTCCTCCGCGTCCCCCTCAAACCCTCCCTCAgatctctcttctcctcctccgcttTAACCACAAGTACTTCTTGGAAGCCTCTtttccgctcctcctcctcctctgttctATCCAGGAACGATCGATTTCTCTCAGCCTCCGCATCCTTCGCCGACGACCTCCGCCCGGACCTCGGCGAGAATCCCGAGGGCATCATCTCCGGGGAGTGGCCGGATAATATGTCCCTCATCAACTACGACGATCTCCGCGCCTACCTGGAGACCCAGATCATCAGCCATAAGGTCTctgtttttctttcttctctcctcctcgTTTCTTCGTTTGGTTGATGTCGATGACTTCCTTCGACTTGTTTTCCTTTGGTATCGACGCAGACGAAGCCGTCGGCCAAGTTGGGGACGGTGATGTCGACAGAGATCCGGACGGCGAGGCCGGAGCAGACGCTGGAAGAAATCAACCACAAGTTCGAGGTCGTGTCCGGTCTTCCTGTCGTCGATGATGACCTGAGGTGCATCGGTGTCATCTCCAAAAAGGACAAAGCCAGAGCATCCAATGGGGTTTGTTTCTTCCCAGTTCTTATCCCGCCCTTTTTTCTTTCTATAGTCCAAAAATAGGGTTTGCTTTGTGCTAATCGAGTGAAATTGATCTGCCTCAATCCTATCATGTTCTGGCTAACCCTAGGAGGAGTCAACAGTTGTCACCATTGGAGATCGTTTCTCATCCATGGAAAGACAGTCTGACGTTCATATCCCTTACACCAAGGCATTCCAAGAAGCTAACATTTAACTCATAAATTTGAGGATCAATCACGTTTGTCGAGCATAGTTAATTTCTTGTACTTAAT is from Musa acuminata AAA Group cultivar baxijiao chromosome BXJ3-8, Cavendish_Baxijiao_AAA, whole genome shotgun sequence and encodes:
- the LOC135644665 gene encoding uncharacterized protein LOC135644665, which encodes MACSIPSQGTLFLRVPLKPSLRSLFSSSALTTSTSWKPLFRSSSSSVLSRNDRFLSASASFADDLRPDLGENPEGIISGEWPDNMSLINYDDLRAYLETQIISHKTKPSAKLGTVMSTEIRTARPEQTLEEINHKFEVVSGLPVVDDDLRCIGVISKKDKARASNGLKSKVGEVMSSPAIMLSPEKTVLDAAALMLKKKIHRIPIVNEEQKVVGMVTRTDIFQVLET